Proteins from one Nakamurella multipartita DSM 44233 genomic window:
- a CDS encoding LacI family DNA-binding transcriptional regulator — protein MRDVARVAGVSAKTVSRVMNNDRYVSDDVRARVLQAVDELQYVPNVMARSFRSGQDAAIGVAVPAVTGFFGYVVEAVERIARDRGVAMYLTCLGEDPDGEQAAVEALLARNVVGLLLAPVADDQSYLKPWRERTSMVFLDRRPRKLSAAYVVHDDNGGTRLAITHLLDHGHRRIAFAGDSITVPTTARRRTTYELTLFDGGVGMDPFLVSWGAHRVPVVPRLLALPDPPTAIFSANPSCSMPIVRQLHAAGRSEIVVLGFGDFPMADALTPPVSVVEQDPTELGNQAAQRLFRRIDEPDKRLPRQVVLPVTLVRRGCCQRARMGPAA, from the coding sequence ATGCGCGACGTGGCCAGGGTGGCGGGGGTCAGCGCCAAGACCGTTTCCCGGGTGATGAACAACGACCGCTACGTCTCCGACGACGTCCGGGCCCGCGTCCTGCAGGCCGTCGACGAGCTGCAGTACGTGCCCAACGTGATGGCCCGCAGCTTCCGCTCCGGCCAGGACGCGGCGATCGGGGTCGCGGTGCCCGCGGTCACCGGCTTCTTCGGCTACGTGGTGGAGGCGGTCGAACGGATCGCCCGGGACCGCGGCGTGGCGATGTACCTGACCTGCCTGGGCGAGGACCCGGACGGCGAGCAGGCGGCGGTCGAGGCCCTGCTGGCCCGCAACGTGGTCGGGCTGCTGCTTGCCCCCGTCGCCGATGACCAGTCCTATCTCAAGCCGTGGCGGGAACGCACCAGCATGGTGTTCCTGGACCGCCGCCCCCGCAAGCTTTCGGCCGCCTACGTGGTGCACGACGACAACGGCGGCACCCGGCTGGCCATCACCCACCTACTCGACCACGGGCACCGCCGGATCGCCTTCGCCGGCGACTCGATCACGGTGCCCACCACTGCCCGCCGTCGCACCACCTACGAGCTGACCCTGTTCGACGGTGGGGTGGGCATGGACCCGTTCCTGGTGTCCTGGGGAGCCCACCGGGTGCCCGTGGTGCCGCGGCTGCTGGCCCTGCCGGATCCGCCGACCGCGATCTTCTCGGCCAATCCCAGTTGCTCGATGCCGATCGTCCGCCAGCTGCACGCGGCCGGCCGCAGCGAGATCGTGGTGCTCGGATTCGGCGACTTCCCGATGGCCGACGCCCTCACCCCGCCGGTGTCGGTCGTGGAGCAGGACCCCACCGAGCTGGGCAACCAGGCCGCGCAGCGGTTGTTCCGGCGCATCGACGAGCCCGACAAGCGGCTGCCCCGGCAGGTCGTGCTGCCGGTCACCCTGGTCCGTCGCGGCTGCTGCCAACGGGC
- a CDS encoding PTS mannitol transporter subunit IICB, with protein sequence MSTEAAPASKTSSTRVAVQKFGTFLSGMIMPNIAAFIAWGLITALFIEKGPFPIAVIGGFGVDADGVANPGLVGPMVRYMLPILIAAQGGRMIYGVRGAVVAVVATMGVIMCTPQPMFLGAMVMGPLAAWLMKKLDSVWDGKIKPGFEMLVNNFSAGFLSAGLAIASFYVFGPIIEGLSSALGTGVDWLISHSLLPLASLIIEPAKVLFLNNAINHGVLTPLGINQSAETGQSILFLLEANPGPGVGLLIAYSIFGTGLAKSTAPAAAIIQFFGGIHEIYFPYVLMKPLTLIATIAGGMVGILTLTIFNAGLRAPAAPGSIIAVLIQTPGSSLVGVLLSVTLAAVTSFVIASIILKASKKTEESGDLAQATAKMEGMKGKKSAVSGVLTDIEAQKEEADEAREAATRSAPIHKIVFACDAGMGSSAMGASVLRNKIKKAGFADITVVNVAIANLVDDVDLIVTHQDLTTRARDKAPHAQHVSVANFMNSPKYDEIVEELRTTNAAASS encoded by the coding sequence GTGAGTACCGAAGCGGCGCCCGCCAGCAAGACGTCGAGTACCCGAGTAGCGGTCCAGAAGTTCGGCACGTTCCTGTCCGGGATGATCATGCCCAATATCGCGGCGTTCATCGCGTGGGGTTTGATCACTGCTCTGTTCATCGAGAAGGGGCCGTTCCCGATCGCGGTGATCGGCGGGTTCGGTGTCGATGCGGACGGGGTGGCCAATCCGGGGTTGGTCGGGCCGATGGTTCGGTACATGTTGCCGATCCTGATCGCCGCGCAGGGCGGCCGGATGATCTACGGGGTGCGTGGCGCGGTGGTCGCGGTCGTCGCGACGATGGGCGTGATCATGTGCACGCCGCAGCCGATGTTCCTCGGCGCGATGGTGATGGGCCCGTTGGCGGCCTGGCTGATGAAGAAGTTGGACTCGGTCTGGGACGGCAAGATCAAGCCCGGTTTCGAGATGCTGGTCAACAACTTCTCCGCGGGTTTCCTGTCCGCCGGGTTGGCCATCGCCAGCTTCTACGTGTTCGGGCCGATCATCGAGGGTCTGTCCTCGGCGTTGGGCACCGGGGTGGACTGGCTGATCTCGCACAGCTTGTTGCCATTGGCCAGTTTGATCATCGAACCGGCCAAGGTGTTGTTCTTGAACAACGCGATCAACCATGGGGTGCTGACCCCGCTGGGCATCAACCAGTCGGCCGAGACCGGGCAGTCGATCCTGTTCCTGCTGGAGGCCAACCCCGGTCCGGGTGTCGGTCTGTTGATCGCGTACTCGATCTTCGGGACCGGCCTGGCCAAGAGCACTGCCCCGGCCGCGGCGATCATCCAGTTCTTCGGTGGGATCCACGAGATCTACTTCCCGTACGTGCTGATGAAGCCGCTGACCCTGATCGCGACGATCGCCGGCGGCATGGTCGGCATCTTGACCCTGACCATCTTCAACGCCGGATTGCGGGCGCCGGCCGCGCCCGGGTCGATCATCGCGGTGTTGATCCAGACACCGGGCAGCAGCCTGGTCGGGGTGTTGTTGTCGGTGACGTTGGCCGCGGTGACCAGTTTCGTGATCGCCTCGATCATCCTCAAGGCCAGTAAGAAGACCGAGGAGAGTGGTGATCTCGCGCAGGCCACGGCCAAGATGGAAGGGATGAAGGGCAAGAAGAGCGCTGTTTCCGGGGTGCTCACCGACATCGAGGCGCAGAAGGAGGAGGCCGACGAGGCCCGCGAGGCCGCGACCCGGTCGGCGCCGATCCACAAGATCGTGTTCGCCTGCGACGCCGGGATGGGTTCGTCCGCGATGGGTGCCTCGGTGCTGCGGAACAAGATCAAGAAGGCCGGGTTCGCCGACATCACCGTGGTCAACGTGGCCATCGCGAACCTGGTCGATGATGTCGATCTGATCGTGACCCATCAGGACCTGACCACCCGGGCTCGGGACAAGGCCCCCCACGCCCAGCACGTCTCGGTGGCCAACTTCATGAACAGCCCCAAGTACGACGAGATCGTCGAGGAACTGCGGACCACCAACGCCGCCGCCTCGAGCTGA
- a CDS encoding PTS sugar transporter subunit IIA, with protein MSDILTASQIKTPGTATNKDEAIREAGQILVDSGAVGPEYIDAMFEREKSVSTYMGNFLAIPHGTNEAKDSIKASALSVVRYENPIDWDGNEVRFAIGIAGYEGGHLEILGKVAIIFSDMDEVDKLVAAGSSQEIFDLLNAVNED; from the coding sequence GTGAGCGACATCCTGACCGCGTCCCAGATCAAGACCCCCGGCACCGCCACGAACAAGGACGAGGCGATCCGGGAAGCCGGTCAGATCCTGGTCGATTCCGGCGCGGTCGGCCCCGAGTACATCGACGCGATGTTCGAGCGGGAGAAGTCGGTGTCCACCTACATGGGCAACTTCCTGGCCATCCCGCACGGCACCAACGAGGCCAAGGACTCGATCAAGGCCTCCGCCCTGTCGGTGGTGCGCTACGAGAACCCCATCGACTGGGACGGCAACGAGGTCCGCTTCGCCATCGGCATCGCCGGCTACGAGGGCGGCCACCTGGAGATCCTGGGCAAGGTCGCGATCATCTTCTCGGACATGGACGAGGTCGACAAACTCGTCGCCGCCGGATCCAGCCAGGAGATCTTCGACCTGCTCAACGCGGTCAACGAGGACTGA
- a CDS encoding nucleotidyltransferase family protein yields MTRPDEPPARVAGLLLAAGSGTRYGMPKALVDTGEGPWVARTVDALAGCDPLLVVVGARADEVIARLPPGVIAVRNEHFAQGMGSSLRAGLQALADGDLDPRDECDAVLVMLVDLPDVGAPVIGRIRDRAGTGPAARSVLLRAVYHGRPGHPVLIGRDHWAGVLATASADEGARRYFQDRPPGPVECGDLASGRDVDHR; encoded by the coding sequence CTGACCCGTCCGGACGAGCCACCGGCCCGGGTCGCCGGCCTGCTGCTGGCGGCCGGCTCCGGCACCCGCTACGGGATGCCGAAGGCCCTGGTGGACACGGGCGAGGGCCCCTGGGTGGCCCGCACCGTCGACGCGCTGGCCGGCTGCGACCCGCTGCTGGTGGTGGTCGGCGCCCGCGCCGACGAGGTGATCGCCCGCCTGCCCCCCGGCGTGATCGCGGTGCGCAACGAGCACTTCGCGCAGGGCATGGGCAGCAGCCTGCGGGCCGGCCTGCAGGCCCTGGCCGATGGCGACCTCGACCCTCGCGACGAATGCGACGCGGTGCTGGTGATGCTGGTCGACCTGCCCGACGTGGGCGCACCGGTCATCGGCCGGATCCGGGATCGCGCCGGCACCGGCCCGGCGGCGCGGTCAGTTCTGCTTCGCGCGGTGTACCACGGCCGGCCGGGACACCCGGTGCTCATCGGCCGGGACCACTGGGCCGGGGTCCTGGCCACCGCGAGTGCCGATGAGGGGGCCCGCCGCTACTTCCAGGACCGTCCACCGGGGCCGGTCGAATGCGGCGACCTGGCCAGCGGCCGCGACGTGGACCACCGCTGA
- a CDS encoding helicase-associated domain-containing protein: MPSTLDWLRARDDHELVALLRARPDLTVPAPSDLVVLAGRLNNGPSVWRAMESLNHFHIQVLQALAVLDAEKRAVPRTVLSQFLGPDAPDEAVDTALAELESLALVRGRDQVVMPSAVLAVLGTYPAGLAAPGSLSVEQAAAAVAELDDAARSIVQRLATGLPRGTTDARSAVGRAVKGLVAAGLLRWIDADTVELPREVALAVRGDQPIGPVQVQPPADGVVAHGRSTVDGTAALQAVAAVDRIRGRLDAIGRTPPPALRSGGLGIRELRRLAKLTGDDEHTCALDVELLAAMGLIISDHPRNRAVELWMPTSDADDFLELSDEAAWAELAATWVDLRRNPARAGGRDSMDKVLNALSPELSWIRGPVDRRFVLTMLAELAPGSGLSPQGLADRFAWRSPLRPAEHRAGVLDATVTEATALGVIAFGALSTAGRVLLEQTPKDAATALAEALPEPVDTVLVQADLTVVAPGRLVPELAARLAQVADLESAGSATVYRVTPQSVRRALDAGVTTAEVHEMFHSHSMTGVPQALDYLIDDVGRRYGTLRLGGASTYLRSDDPALIDQAIASAAALGIDVRRLAPTVAVSMAELPELMTHLRSAGLVPAAEDGSGALLDLTAQPHRVKQQRVALKHWREPPSASAEQLLALVDRMRSADREIPVTAGAGGDTSSILAELRNAAAHRRTVWITYADMQGASIRWLVDPITVSPGKLVGIDRLRGDVRNFALHRIVSVATADATDADADADGLPDQPDPDPA, encoded by the coding sequence ATGCCCTCGACCCTGGACTGGCTGCGCGCCCGCGACGACCACGAGCTGGTCGCGCTGCTGCGTGCGCGCCCGGACCTGACCGTGCCTGCCCCCAGCGACCTGGTGGTCCTGGCCGGCCGGCTCAACAACGGCCCGTCGGTGTGGCGGGCGATGGAGAGCCTGAACCACTTCCACATCCAGGTGTTGCAGGCCCTGGCGGTGCTGGACGCCGAGAAGCGGGCGGTCCCGCGGACCGTCCTGAGTCAATTCCTCGGGCCGGACGCTCCCGACGAGGCCGTGGACACCGCATTGGCCGAACTGGAGTCGCTGGCCCTGGTCCGCGGCCGGGACCAGGTCGTCATGCCGTCCGCGGTGCTCGCCGTGCTGGGCACCTACCCGGCCGGGCTGGCCGCGCCCGGGTCGTTGTCGGTCGAGCAGGCCGCGGCCGCGGTGGCCGAACTCGACGACGCGGCCCGCTCCATCGTGCAGCGGCTGGCCACCGGGCTGCCGCGGGGCACCACCGATGCGCGCTCCGCGGTGGGCCGGGCGGTCAAGGGTCTGGTCGCGGCCGGCCTGCTGCGCTGGATCGACGCGGACACCGTCGAGCTGCCCCGGGAGGTCGCCCTGGCCGTCCGCGGCGACCAGCCGATCGGGCCGGTCCAGGTGCAGCCGCCGGCCGACGGCGTGGTGGCCCACGGCCGGTCGACCGTGGACGGCACCGCCGCCCTGCAAGCGGTGGCCGCGGTCGACCGGATCCGCGGCCGGCTCGATGCCATCGGGCGCACTCCCCCACCCGCGCTGCGCTCGGGCGGGTTGGGCATCCGCGAGCTGCGGCGGCTGGCCAAACTGACCGGCGACGACGAGCACACCTGCGCGCTGGACGTCGAACTGCTGGCCGCGATGGGCCTGATCATCTCCGACCACCCGCGGAACCGGGCGGTCGAGCTGTGGATGCCGACCTCCGACGCCGACGACTTCCTGGAGCTCAGCGACGAGGCGGCCTGGGCCGAACTGGCCGCGACCTGGGTCGACCTGCGGCGCAACCCGGCCCGAGCCGGCGGCCGCGACTCGATGGACAAGGTGCTCAACGCGTTGTCGCCCGAGCTGTCCTGGATCCGCGGGCCGGTGGACCGGCGGTTCGTGCTGACGATGCTGGCCGAGCTGGCGCCCGGGTCCGGGCTGAGCCCGCAAGGTCTGGCCGACCGGTTCGCCTGGCGCTCGCCGCTGCGGCCGGCCGAGCACCGGGCCGGCGTGCTGGACGCCACCGTCACCGAGGCGACCGCGCTGGGCGTCATCGCCTTCGGGGCGCTGAGCACCGCCGGCCGGGTCCTGCTCGAGCAGACCCCGAAGGACGCCGCGACGGCGCTCGCCGAGGCGTTGCCCGAGCCGGTCGACACCGTGCTGGTGCAGGCCGACCTGACCGTGGTCGCCCCCGGCCGGCTGGTGCCCGAGCTGGCTGCCCGGCTGGCCCAGGTGGCCGACCTGGAATCGGCCGGTTCGGCCACCGTCTACCGGGTCACGCCCCAGTCGGTCCGGCGGGCGTTGGACGCCGGCGTCACCACCGCCGAGGTGCACGAGATGTTCCACAGCCACTCGATGACCGGGGTGCCGCAGGCGCTGGACTACCTGATCGACGACGTCGGCCGGCGGTACGGGACGCTGCGGCTGGGCGGAGCCAGCACCTACCTGCGCAGCGACGACCCGGCCCTGATCGACCAGGCGATCGCCTCCGCGGCGGCGCTGGGCATCGACGTCCGCCGGCTGGCGCCGACGGTGGCGGTGTCGATGGCCGAGCTGCCGGAGCTGATGACGCACCTGCGCTCGGCCGGGCTGGTGCCGGCGGCCGAGGACGGCTCGGGGGCCCTGCTCGACCTGACCGCCCAGCCGCACCGGGTCAAGCAGCAGCGGGTGGCGCTCAAGCACTGGCGCGAGCCACCGAGCGCATCGGCCGAGCAGCTGCTGGCCCTGGTCGATCGGATGCGCAGCGCCGACCGGGAGATCCCGGTGACCGCCGGCGCCGGCGGCGACACCTCCTCGATCCTGGCCGAGCTGCGCAACGCGGCCGCCCACCGGCGCACGGTCTGGATCACCTACGCCGACATGCAGGGGGCCAGCATTCGCTGGCTGGTCGACCCGATCACCGTGTCCCCGGGCAAACTCGTCGGGATCGACCGGCTGCGCGGTGACGTCCGCAACTTCGCCCTGCACCGGATCGTCTCGGTCGCCACCGCCGACGCCACCGACGCCGACGCCGACGCCGACGGTCTGCCGGACCAGCCGGATCCCGACCCGGCGTAG